In Microvenator marinus, one genomic interval encodes:
- a CDS encoding DUF7305 domain-containing protein, translated as MRSVIFCSILALALSTGCASCDEDSGIGSNNTAGQDMGTDTGSSASNNGTNAESNNSTTNAENECPAYQDLCGGTCIPTQTDPDNCGGCGVVCGAEEACSGGQCQDSCLPGLEVCDRECVDTQLDNRHCGGCNQACEDGEGCVDNTCVDAVDLDFDAASCTNGGPDIDLSPAQNVPNECAGNLAELTFRWGICSCEDFTTNNELDVDAFDSTLGPYQPGDFGGGVGVNGRYTANNPVSVTGAFWVAGAEGMLVNNGIDVKLQLQSGGNWTVNSTSSVGRDATVKGDIITSSEVNIAGKLITEAASNVPGSVNYASVERRAVNVPEPCTIGCAGQAIDVGGIVAAFEGNNDNAVIGLESNLLLPEGTQASGATRIDLPCGRYYLDGINSNQAATIIAHGKVALFVGGDVVANNPLTLSVMPGAQLDIFVAGNFTTNNEIQLGSQNYPAMTRLYVGGENGFISNNPLTLGGYIYAVPGGMTTNNEAEIYGGIFTQSGDVNNPWRVHFDRAVTRVGDSCDPEPDPDPDPDPELQCGREGDSCQNSACCNPYLCIEGTCQLLDCVPAFGACDTSDECCSGTCSGNNGICVLQ; from the coding sequence ATGAGGAGTGTGATTTTTTGTTCGATTTTGGCGTTGGCTCTAAGTACCGGTTGCGCCTCCTGTGACGAGGACAGCGGCATCGGGTCAAACAATACCGCTGGTCAGGACATGGGCACAGACACAGGCTCAAGTGCCTCTAACAATGGCACCAACGCTGAGTCCAATAACTCGACGACGAACGCAGAGAATGAGTGTCCGGCCTATCAAGATTTGTGTGGCGGCACGTGCATCCCGACTCAAACTGACCCGGACAACTGTGGAGGTTGTGGCGTCGTTTGTGGGGCTGAGGAGGCATGTTCGGGTGGACAATGCCAGGATTCGTGTCTGCCAGGGCTTGAGGTCTGTGATCGGGAATGCGTGGACACCCAACTGGATAATCGCCACTGCGGAGGCTGCAATCAGGCTTGTGAGGATGGAGAGGGTTGTGTGGACAACACCTGCGTGGATGCGGTCGACCTAGATTTCGATGCGGCTTCGTGTACCAACGGCGGGCCAGATATTGACCTTTCACCGGCACAAAACGTGCCCAACGAGTGCGCGGGCAATCTAGCCGAACTTACCTTCAGGTGGGGTATTTGTTCGTGTGAAGACTTCACAACCAATAACGAGTTGGACGTCGATGCATTCGACTCAACGCTCGGCCCCTACCAGCCCGGAGACTTTGGAGGAGGCGTAGGAGTTAATGGCCGATACACAGCGAATAATCCAGTGTCTGTAACCGGAGCCTTCTGGGTGGCAGGTGCAGAGGGAATGCTCGTGAACAACGGGATAGACGTTAAACTTCAGCTACAAAGTGGTGGCAACTGGACGGTTAACTCCACTTCTTCCGTGGGGCGTGACGCTACCGTCAAAGGGGATATCATCACGAGTTCGGAAGTTAATATCGCTGGAAAGCTCATCACGGAAGCTGCGAGCAACGTGCCGGGCTCGGTCAATTATGCTTCGGTGGAGCGCCGCGCTGTGAACGTGCCTGAGCCTTGCACCATCGGTTGCGCGGGGCAGGCCATAGATGTTGGCGGAATCGTCGCGGCGTTCGAAGGGAACAACGACAACGCCGTGATCGGGCTGGAATCCAATCTCCTCTTACCTGAAGGAACGCAGGCGAGCGGTGCCACACGCATAGACTTGCCGTGTGGTCGCTACTATTTAGACGGTATCAACTCCAATCAGGCGGCGACCATCATTGCACACGGAAAGGTTGCGCTATTTGTGGGAGGTGACGTGGTGGCGAACAATCCACTCACGCTCAGCGTGATGCCCGGCGCACAGCTTGATATTTTTGTCGCCGGAAACTTCACTACCAATAACGAGATCCAGCTCGGTTCTCAAAACTATCCAGCCATGACTCGACTTTATGTGGGCGGCGAGAACGGGTTCATCTCCAACAATCCGTTGACCCTTGGAGGGTATATCTATGCTGTGCCAGGGGGCATGACCACCAATAACGAGGCGGAGATCTACGGTGGTATTTTCACCCAGTCCGGCGATGTGAACAATCCATGGCGCGTGCACTTTGATAGGGCGGTGACTCGGGTTGGGGATTCATGCGACCCAGAACCCGACCCCGACCCAGACCCGGATCCTGAGCTGCAGTGCGGACGTGAAGGAGATTCCTGTCAGAACTCAGCCTGCTGCAATCCGTATCTCTGTATCGAGGGAACTTGTCAGCTCCTCGACTGCGTGCCGGCTTTTGGTGCTTGTGATACCTCTGATGAATGTTGCTCTGGCACATGCTCGGGCAATAATGGTATTTGTGTACTTCAGTAG
- a CDS encoding Na/Pi cotransporter family protein: protein MLGGIGLFLLGMSLMTDGLRFAAGDSLARILHKMTRNRFLGIFTGASMTALVQSSSATTLMTVGLVSAGLISFSNAVGIIFGANIGTTMTSWLVSLIGLKFKVSAFALPVVGVGSIGMLVGKGTWKFVGQAITGFGLLFVGIDFLQSGMTGLTGLFDPTQMHPETFFGRVLLVVVGLMMTVVMQSSSAALASTLTALSTGAITLGAAGALVIGQNVGTTITAMIGAVGGSVPAKRTALAHVMFNAFTGVVAFALLPLFEKFVFEATVSLGGQDPTIQLSAFHTAFNFLGVILLAPFIHQFSRLVERMIPGQKKKFVGGLTSATLTVPAVAVGAVHKALESMLRASTLAMLEHLNGKSSQLEVFETLVQEKAEADAFLMEIARSPLSDEAQAHHIAMMHAEDHLDRLFNVIGSAKFWKQSQRFSHRQQITEALLDALVSASSTDDMDALATHLKGLSSQVAQIRTKSRAEMLQKVSKGKVMDAEEFDDELRYVLDADRCVYHLWRVANYLAQRPDNEEPMQP from the coding sequence GTGCTAGGAGGGATTGGACTTTTCCTACTGGGAATGTCCTTGATGACAGATGGCCTTCGTTTTGCGGCGGGTGATTCGCTGGCTCGGATTCTTCACAAAATGACGCGTAACCGATTTCTCGGGATCTTCACGGGCGCCTCGATGACGGCATTGGTTCAATCGTCAAGTGCAACGACCCTGATGACCGTAGGATTGGTCAGCGCCGGCTTGATTTCGTTCTCCAATGCGGTGGGAATCATTTTCGGCGCAAATATCGGCACGACCATGACCTCATGGCTCGTGTCCCTCATCGGGCTTAAGTTCAAGGTTTCGGCCTTTGCGCTGCCTGTGGTTGGAGTAGGTTCCATCGGAATGTTGGTGGGCAAGGGGACGTGGAAGTTTGTCGGGCAAGCGATTACAGGCTTCGGCCTACTCTTTGTAGGCATCGACTTTCTGCAGTCTGGTATGACCGGGTTAACCGGTTTATTCGACCCGACCCAGATGCATCCGGAGACGTTCTTCGGCCGGGTTCTCCTGGTGGTTGTCGGGCTTATGATGACCGTTGTCATGCAGTCGTCTAGCGCGGCGCTGGCTTCTACGCTGACAGCCCTGAGCACTGGCGCGATTACGCTGGGGGCCGCAGGCGCTCTTGTCATAGGCCAAAATGTGGGAACTACGATTACCGCGATGATTGGTGCCGTTGGGGGGAGTGTACCTGCAAAGAGAACGGCTCTTGCTCATGTAATGTTTAATGCCTTCACGGGCGTGGTGGCCTTTGCACTCTTGCCTCTCTTTGAGAAGTTTGTTTTTGAAGCGACCGTCTCTCTTGGTGGTCAGGATCCGACCATTCAACTCTCGGCATTTCATACCGCGTTCAATTTTCTCGGTGTCATTCTGCTCGCACCCTTCATCCATCAATTCTCACGCCTTGTGGAGAGGATGATCCCGGGTCAGAAGAAGAAGTTTGTGGGTGGACTCACTTCGGCTACGTTGACGGTACCGGCCGTAGCCGTAGGGGCAGTACACAAGGCTCTTGAGAGCATGCTACGGGCCTCAACTCTAGCAATGTTAGAGCACTTGAACGGAAAGTCGTCCCAGCTCGAAGTGTTCGAAACGCTCGTTCAGGAGAAGGCAGAAGCGGACGCGTTTCTGATGGAAATCGCGCGCTCTCCCTTGTCTGATGAGGCACAGGCTCACCATATCGCGATGATGCATGCGGAAGACCATTTGGACCGACTCTTCAATGTCATAGGGTCGGCCAAGTTCTGGAAACAATCTCAAAGATTCTCGCATCGCCAACAGATCACCGAGGCACTCCTAGATGCTTTGGTTTCCGCCTCGAGCACAGACGACATGGACGCTCTTGCCACTCACCTAAAGGGCCTCTCCTCCCAAGTAGCTCAGATTCGCACCAAATCGCGCGCTGAGATGCTTCAGAAGGTTTCGAAAGGGAAAGTCATGGACGCAGAGGAGTTCGACGACGAATTGCGCTACGTGCTCGACGCCGACCGATGTGTCTACCACCTCTGGCGAGTGGCTAACTATCTGGCGCAAAGGCCGGACAACGAAGAACCAATGCAACCATAG
- a CDS encoding di-heme oxidoredictase family protein — protein sequence MKWMCIFSLIFLSTSGCVWIEPNDEIPDEDVFSQPLESLGEIEHEEFLRGRALFRRAFDPTTLGPIFNAASCSQCHARDGRAHPSTPGLLYKVDDAVYGAQFQTSAISGVKPEGEVRRSYDTALGDYRDGSTFSLRVPSYELANLNYGPIQNPSIGPRLAMQIAGLGLLEAIPEADILANEDSNDADGDGISGRAHWVIEEATSILRVGRFGWKAAHPTLEQQNAAALVNDMGLTNPVFAEGPCTSLQVECVAAQDAMLEVSQTELDLLTTYVAGLAPPVSKIGPEHRIGEQLFEQATCSACHVPELAPGVAAYTDLLLHDMGLGLADQIQEGDAKPTEWRTPPLWGIGALPAVNGHQMLLHDGRAQNVEEAILWHGGEAERSVEIFKSMSLEERTALIDFVNAI from the coding sequence ATGAAATGGATGTGTATTTTTTCGCTGATTTTCCTCTCAACTTCTGGATGTGTTTGGATTGAGCCCAATGACGAGATTCCCGACGAAGACGTGTTTTCTCAGCCGTTAGAATCGCTGGGCGAGATAGAGCACGAAGAGTTCTTGCGAGGGCGGGCACTCTTCCGACGCGCCTTTGATCCTACGACCCTCGGACCCATTTTCAACGCGGCGTCGTGTTCACAATGCCATGCTCGAGACGGGAGGGCCCATCCCAGCACGCCGGGCCTTCTCTACAAGGTGGATGACGCAGTCTACGGCGCACAATTTCAGACGAGCGCTATCTCAGGCGTTAAGCCTGAAGGTGAAGTCCGGCGGTCATACGATACTGCGCTCGGAGACTATCGCGACGGAAGTACCTTTTCGCTGCGAGTCCCATCCTATGAGCTCGCAAACCTAAACTATGGACCTATCCAAAATCCGAGTATCGGCCCACGACTCGCCATGCAGATTGCCGGACTCGGCCTGCTGGAGGCTATCCCGGAAGCAGATATTTTGGCCAACGAGGACAGCAACGACGCAGACGGTGACGGAATCTCTGGGCGAGCGCACTGGGTGATTGAAGAAGCCACGTCGATATTGAGAGTCGGACGTTTCGGATGGAAAGCAGCGCACCCAACCCTTGAGCAACAAAATGCAGCGGCTCTTGTCAATGATATGGGTTTGACCAACCCCGTGTTCGCTGAGGGCCCATGCACTAGCCTGCAAGTAGAGTGTGTCGCGGCGCAGGACGCGATGCTCGAGGTTTCACAAACTGAGCTCGACCTCTTGACCACCTATGTAGCGGGACTAGCGCCACCTGTGTCAAAGATTGGCCCGGAACACCGCATAGGAGAGCAGCTCTTTGAACAAGCCACGTGCTCGGCATGCCACGTGCCGGAGCTAGCTCCCGGGGTTGCCGCCTACACAGACCTCTTGCTTCACGATATGGGCCTAGGTCTCGCTGACCAGATTCAGGAAGGCGACGCCAAACCTACCGAGTGGAGAACACCTCCACTCTGGGGAATAGGTGCATTACCAGCCGTCAACGGACACCAGATGCTGCTCCACGACGGACGAGCGCAAAATGTGGAGGAAGCCATACTCTGGCATGGCGGAGAGGCCGAAAGGTCAGTCGAGATCTTCAAGTCGATGTCGCTCGAAGAAAGAACCGCGCTCATCGACTTTGTGAACGCAATCTAA
- a CDS encoding glutamate synthase-related protein, with translation MSERPIVAAKKPVSLHLKKGETYYWCRCGRSQDQPFCDGSHKGTGITPLEFTAESDGEAWLCQCKGTSDKPFCDGTHNKLKVDVGDELPEDVGQKDDEAPKAEPTPEEPTVARIHAMAREGLKGHHGEMGAMGVPRKDLPHWDDIQILTAQLATKPLQDSAVVGTKLIIGPRAKKPLELEIPLFVSDMSFGALSEEAKIALSKGAEMAGTGICSGEGGSLDEERQANSRYLLELGSAKFGWSMDLVEEVQAFHFKGGQAAKTGTGGHLPGAKVTEKIAKTRGLEVGQDAISPATFESPRTVGEFKRFADEVRERSGGIPIGFKLSANHIEDDIDFALEAGADYIILDGRGGGTGAAPLLFRNHISVPTIPALARARHHLDKKAGREVTLIITGGLRMPEDFIKAMAMGADGVALANSAIQAVGCVGARMCHTNNCPAGIATQKPELRKRLNPDAGAERLARFFKTSTALMSVMARACGHSHLNEFNTKDLTTWKKEMAELSGIKYGGMGF, from the coding sequence ATGTCCGAACGACCGATCGTGGCTGCGAAGAAGCCTGTTTCCCTACACCTAAAGAAGGGTGAAACGTATTACTGGTGCCGTTGCGGGCGCTCTCAAGACCAGCCTTTCTGCGACGGCTCTCACAAAGGAACGGGGATTACGCCTCTTGAGTTCACGGCCGAGTCAGACGGCGAAGCATGGCTGTGTCAGTGTAAGGGAACGTCGGACAAGCCCTTCTGTGATGGCACCCACAACAAACTCAAGGTCGATGTAGGGGACGAGCTTCCAGAAGACGTCGGCCAAAAGGACGACGAAGCACCCAAAGCAGAGCCCACCCCCGAGGAGCCCACGGTCGCACGGATTCACGCTATGGCGAGGGAAGGACTTAAAGGACACCATGGCGAGATGGGTGCCATGGGCGTGCCGCGCAAAGACCTCCCGCACTGGGATGATATCCAGATTCTAACCGCACAGCTCGCCACCAAACCTCTTCAGGATAGCGCTGTGGTCGGAACGAAGCTCATCATCGGTCCAAGGGCGAAGAAGCCGCTTGAGTTAGAGATACCTCTCTTTGTGTCGGATATGAGTTTCGGGGCACTCTCGGAAGAGGCAAAAATCGCGTTATCAAAGGGTGCGGAAATGGCTGGCACCGGGATTTGCTCAGGGGAAGGCGGATCTCTTGACGAAGAGAGGCAGGCGAACTCGAGGTATCTCCTCGAGCTCGGCTCAGCCAAGTTCGGATGGTCGATGGACCTTGTGGAAGAAGTCCAAGCCTTTCATTTCAAGGGCGGACAAGCGGCTAAGACAGGAACCGGCGGACACCTTCCTGGAGCGAAGGTGACCGAGAAAATAGCCAAAACGCGCGGCCTCGAAGTAGGTCAAGACGCCATCTCCCCGGCCACCTTTGAGTCCCCCAGAACGGTCGGAGAATTCAAGCGATTCGCCGATGAAGTACGCGAGCGAAGCGGTGGTATACCAATCGGATTTAAGCTCTCGGCCAATCATATCGAAGACGATATCGACTTCGCCCTAGAGGCAGGCGCAGACTACATTATCCTCGACGGCCGGGGCGGTGGGACGGGCGCCGCACCACTGCTCTTCAGAAATCATATCAGCGTCCCCACTATTCCAGCTCTCGCTCGAGCAAGACATCATTTGGACAAGAAGGCCGGGCGAGAAGTCACGCTCATCATTACGGGCGGCCTGAGGATGCCCGAGGACTTCATCAAGGCGATGGCCATGGGAGCCGACGGGGTTGCGCTCGCGAACTCTGCGATTCAAGCCGTTGGGTGCGTGGGCGCGCGAATGTGTCACACAAATAACTGCCCGGCTGGTATCGCCACGCAAAAGCCCGAGCTTAGAAAAAGGCTCAATCCTGACGCGGGCGCTGAGCGGCTTGCACGCTTTTTCAAGACGTCTACGGCGTTGATGAGCGTGATGGCGCGGGCCTGTGGACACTCGCATCTCAACGAGTTCAACACGAAGGATTTGACCACGTGGAAGAAGGAGATGGCCGAGCTATCCGGCATCAAATATGGCGGGATGGGATTTTGA
- a CDS encoding TerB family tellurite resistance protein, giving the protein MAQYSELENLDPPTLDALVKMMVWVVYSDFDEELSESMTVIRLASQIGWEYDEPAGAVIRWAEELKVHNNVQLQEACAQLAARIPSQAQREQAIALFEEVARADGKVMAGENLLLDWLKEAFEEEGS; this is encoded by the coding sequence ATGGCTCAATATAGTGAACTAGAGAACCTCGATCCCCCGACCCTCGATGCGTTGGTCAAGATGATGGTGTGGGTCGTCTATTCGGATTTCGATGAAGAACTCTCAGAGTCGATGACTGTGATTCGTCTGGCGAGCCAGATTGGATGGGAATATGACGAACCGGCTGGGGCGGTGATTCGTTGGGCAGAAGAATTGAAAGTACACAACAACGTGCAGCTTCAGGAAGCATGCGCTCAGCTTGCAGCGCGCATTCCCTCGCAGGCACAGCGCGAGCAGGCCATAGCGCTCTTTGAAGAGGTCGCTCGTGCAGATGGAAAAGTCATGGCTGGGGAAAATCTCTTGCTCGATTGGCTTAAGGAAGCGTTTGAAGAGGAGGGATCATGA
- a CDS encoding WD40 repeat domain-containing protein, giving the protein MQWYLERDNEWVSFVFNDAEVRITSDSGRDETQSFENQNEAVAAMRLITRELFDDGYKSRVPPDQRFAQDPEIQRWWEEEFEAALVAVNDAQAIESRGLKAQIAADRNTSFSPDLEKFLDLRDRYSFGWTNYNEWRIWDQDLELPDFGVSNRFEQLILLDQANYLGTAMAEAFMGGVFIGTAGNGDSYFALSGEDPGRSEVVMWDHDEASISAVIADSVSSFAYLNHVLGMVHDEDGEFSEEELLEAAERLEGKVNPSWHYDSIYEETDVEFEYESNCPAEYFYWRMAWVNYLLRQNSVVGMEDISNYFLEQIHSGLHWEEALKYHHVRQTPETQFYWLWRLFWFDKPELSQMLEIADEAPSPLVRDCAALIRELINGRKELGKIKDIHAWRQKFLDLDLDPDRAEDRMREEMEHEQRKVLESAQRLEKAHDLIAEGDRESVVAATWEHLDQPEILDVFFEYLASVDPDVAYGLKLIDFIEHASETRPSVVSVEIEEVKEELGFKGKSVLPLLLAKGWWSVAARTGDPRAFEGMVEKLGLREKYHHTLKDVVIGLARMPEEGRRRAVDVLRPMILEFNWVEGDYMSEIENKDVMRALLETVSTLGETTDDVSEIRVVAEEGPEALQIVALKSAARLLARLGAEEDWVYEKCEELLDGDLARPALFALSEFGTKRAGELIAACVGKISGASNVMAYERVMQQRWAKRAGESVNAELVDFASKVIEKSKFVDLELHLAVVELLGALDADFAETRLLQYLSHHHVEVRDLARSELSKRDVNATYCTRTFLEYSNPKESELIALLQSPNTVYKFNFVHWAVDYDLSDAFYAVLASELPSIVRYTHYNGGYVGYYHNNFYYLFRYLMNLERPEIDEVLGEFLSRPVTMYAHDLDKGRVAELKAAHASKLASKGSSSEVATFERLGDPRWICGGNVHGVAIPENGVKIFVASTNGLVVFDPDGRVVGATEPRWLYDVQVSGENLALSGHHGFFALLQVDDLSARRAISLSGGVRKARFSKDGKLVIAVTDHRNWYLIDVATADIQLEGQDPQDINGIDWLDDSTFMYATDTSVVVMNTTGEELARKRFGAMAEVRVGPDSLIYAGTPKGIERLNRDLSAAAELLKQTSVSRIEFRGAGHLVAASWDGKDTGVWVWDLKKSKRRRAKGHEDSGVFGLALDSARQIYAGGNKSTLERWDGKDKPIANPIPGHTKKVEFLGRGRASRLLSAGGDQKIVEWDVESGLTTFEAGLDFRACCARWSDDVLYVSGTNNLVAMNSSGEEIWRSDAVRRSEYLEVYQNQIIAASRAELVWLDRATGKETARSGDFTDSFIYRWVRMNEKTLIVAGYDDVHVFVVDLETREVSKPLAFGGSERLRDIAKLDEERVVLTHWGEKLKIFNVTTGKVEKVVKEDLSTLAVSADGDVHAWKGGKMFILKPDGELKPPVETPAAEKALWLDGRLFLGGPTGAVYRMS; this is encoded by the coding sequence ATGCAGTGGTACTTAGAGCGCGACAACGAGTGGGTTTCTTTTGTTTTCAATGACGCTGAGGTTCGAATTACCTCCGATAGTGGGCGCGACGAGACTCAGTCCTTCGAAAATCAGAATGAAGCGGTAGCCGCTATGCGCTTAATAACGCGCGAGCTTTTCGACGATGGGTACAAGAGTCGGGTTCCGCCTGACCAGAGATTCGCACAAGACCCTGAAATTCAACGTTGGTGGGAGGAAGAGTTTGAAGCTGCACTTGTGGCAGTTAACGACGCTCAGGCCATTGAGTCGAGAGGTTTGAAGGCCCAAATTGCAGCGGATCGCAATACCAGTTTTTCACCGGACCTCGAGAAGTTTCTCGACCTAAGAGACCGCTATAGTTTTGGATGGACCAATTACAACGAGTGGCGAATCTGGGACCAGGATTTGGAGTTGCCCGATTTCGGTGTTTCGAACCGCTTTGAGCAGCTCATCTTGCTCGACCAAGCTAACTACCTCGGTACTGCCATGGCCGAGGCCTTTATGGGCGGAGTGTTCATTGGAACCGCCGGGAATGGCGACTCCTATTTTGCCCTCAGTGGAGAAGATCCCGGGCGCTCAGAAGTCGTGATGTGGGATCACGACGAAGCCAGTATTTCTGCCGTGATCGCGGACTCCGTTTCGTCGTTTGCGTACCTGAACCATGTGCTCGGGATGGTTCATGACGAAGATGGCGAGTTCTCGGAAGAAGAACTTCTTGAAGCGGCCGAAAGGCTCGAAGGAAAGGTAAATCCTTCGTGGCACTACGACTCCATCTACGAAGAGACCGACGTTGAGTTTGAGTACGAATCAAACTGTCCCGCGGAGTATTTCTACTGGCGAATGGCATGGGTCAACTACCTCCTGAGGCAGAATTCTGTGGTCGGGATGGAAGATATCTCTAACTACTTTTTGGAGCAGATCCACTCAGGGCTACATTGGGAGGAGGCGCTTAAATATCATCACGTTCGGCAGACGCCAGAGACCCAATTCTACTGGCTTTGGCGGCTTTTTTGGTTCGATAAACCAGAGCTCAGCCAAATGCTCGAGATCGCTGATGAAGCCCCGTCTCCCTTGGTCAGAGATTGCGCGGCACTGATTCGCGAGCTGATCAACGGACGCAAAGAGCTCGGAAAGATCAAGGATATCCACGCGTGGCGTCAGAAGTTTCTGGACCTCGATCTCGATCCAGACAGGGCTGAGGACCGCATGCGTGAGGAGATGGAACACGAGCAAAGAAAGGTCCTAGAGTCGGCTCAACGTCTGGAAAAAGCCCACGACCTCATTGCGGAAGGAGACCGTGAAAGTGTTGTGGCAGCGACTTGGGAACACTTGGACCAGCCGGAAATTTTGGACGTATTCTTCGAGTATCTCGCGAGTGTCGATCCTGATGTGGCCTACGGCCTTAAGCTTATCGACTTTATCGAGCATGCAAGCGAGACGCGCCCGAGTGTGGTGAGCGTTGAAATCGAGGAAGTGAAGGAAGAGCTCGGGTTCAAGGGCAAAAGTGTGCTCCCGCTCCTACTGGCGAAGGGCTGGTGGTCCGTTGCGGCGAGAACCGGTGACCCTCGGGCGTTTGAGGGCATGGTTGAGAAGTTAGGGTTGCGCGAAAAGTACCACCATACGCTCAAGGATGTGGTTATCGGCCTGGCTCGCATGCCCGAGGAGGGACGTAGGCGAGCTGTGGACGTGCTCCGGCCCATGATTCTCGAGTTCAATTGGGTCGAAGGCGACTATATGTCGGAGATCGAAAACAAGGATGTGATGCGGGCATTGTTAGAGACCGTGAGCACTCTTGGGGAGACAACTGACGATGTCTCGGAGATTCGAGTCGTGGCAGAGGAGGGTCCAGAAGCACTTCAGATCGTGGCTCTTAAGTCCGCCGCTCGTCTCCTTGCGCGACTTGGCGCAGAGGAGGACTGGGTCTACGAAAAGTGCGAAGAACTCTTGGATGGCGACCTTGCACGGCCTGCCTTGTTTGCGCTTTCAGAGTTCGGCACGAAACGTGCCGGCGAGTTGATCGCTGCTTGTGTTGGTAAGATCTCGGGAGCCTCCAACGTGATGGCCTACGAACGAGTCATGCAGCAACGATGGGCGAAGCGAGCTGGGGAATCTGTGAATGCTGAACTCGTCGACTTTGCTTCAAAGGTCATCGAGAAGTCGAAGTTCGTAGACCTCGAACTTCACCTTGCAGTGGTTGAGTTGCTAGGAGCCCTGGATGCGGATTTTGCGGAGACCAGACTGCTCCAGTATTTGAGCCATCACCACGTTGAAGTGCGCGATCTGGCGCGCTCAGAACTATCCAAACGTGATGTGAATGCGACGTATTGCACTCGTACCTTCTTAGAGTACAGCAATCCGAAAGAAAGTGAGCTGATTGCGCTCTTGCAATCACCGAACACCGTCTACAAGTTCAACTTTGTGCATTGGGCCGTTGACTATGACCTCAGCGATGCGTTCTACGCAGTGCTCGCCAGCGAACTACCTTCGATTGTACGTTACACCCACTACAATGGCGGGTATGTTGGCTATTACCATAATAATTTTTACTATCTCTTTCGCTACTTGATGAATCTGGAGCGCCCCGAGATCGATGAGGTACTGGGTGAATTCCTTTCGCGCCCCGTGACCATGTACGCACACGATCTAGACAAGGGTCGAGTGGCGGAGCTCAAGGCAGCGCATGCAAGCAAGCTCGCCTCAAAGGGCTCGAGTTCTGAGGTGGCAACTTTTGAAAGGCTTGGAGACCCACGATGGATCTGTGGTGGAAATGTACATGGTGTTGCAATCCCCGAGAATGGCGTAAAGATTTTTGTGGCGAGCACAAATGGGCTTGTAGTCTTCGATCCGGACGGGCGAGTGGTGGGGGCCACGGAACCTCGTTGGCTCTATGACGTGCAAGTGTCGGGAGAAAACCTCGCACTCTCGGGCCATCACGGGTTTTTTGCGCTCCTTCAGGTGGATGACCTAAGCGCAAGACGTGCAATCTCGCTTTCGGGAGGGGTTCGAAAGGCTAGATTCTCCAAGGATGGAAAGCTTGTGATTGCGGTGACTGATCACCGAAACTGGTATCTCATCGACGTCGCTACTGCAGACATACAGTTGGAGGGCCAAGACCCTCAGGACATCAACGGGATTGACTGGCTGGATGACTCCACTTTTATGTACGCGACCGACACGAGCGTGGTCGTGATGAACACCACTGGAGAAGAGCTAGCTAGAAAGAGATTCGGAGCCATGGCTGAGGTTCGAGTCGGGCCTGATTCACTCATCTATGCGGGTACTCCGAAGGGGATCGAACGCCTGAATCGCGACCTCAGTGCTGCTGCGGAATTGCTCAAGCAAACCAGCGTTTCTCGAATCGAGTTTCGGGGGGCCGGGCACTTGGTGGCTGCTTCGTGGGACGGAAAGGATACCGGGGTCTGGGTCTGGGATCTAAAGAAGTCGAAGCGGCGCCGCGCAAAAGGTCACGAGGATTCAGGAGTCTTTGGGCTCGCGCTTGATTCGGCCCGACAGATTTACGCCGGTGGAAATAAGAGCACACTCGAGCGTTGGGATGGAAAGGATAAGCCCATTGCGAACCCGATTCCGGGGCATACTAAGAAAGTTGAATTCCTTGGGCGTGGGCGCGCCTCGCGCTTACTCAGTGCAGGAGGCGACCAGAAAATCGTTGAGTGGGATGTGGAGTCGGGACTGACGACTTTCGAAGCCGGGCTTGATTTTCGCGCGTGCTGTGCGCGTTGGTCAGATGACGTTCTCTACGTTTCAGGCACCAACAATCTTGTTGCCATGAACTCAAGCGGTGAGGAGATTTGGCGAAGCGATGCCGTTCGCCGAAGCGAATACTTGGAGGTCTATCAAAACCAAATCATTGCAGCATCGAGGGCCGAGTTAGTTTGGCTCGACCGAGCTACCGGCAAGGAAACCGCTCGCAGCGGAGATTTTACAGACTCATTCATCTACAGATGGGTGCGTATGAACGAAAAGACACTCATCGTGGCTGGTTACGATGACGTGCATGTGTTTGTCGTGGATTTGGAGACCAGGGAAGTTTCCAAGCCCTTGGCATTTGGAGGAAGTGAGCGTCTGCGAGATATCGCCAAATTGGACGAAGAACGTGTGGTGCTCACCCATTGGGGCGAAAAGCTCAAAATATTCAATGTGACTACTGGCAAGGTCGAAAAGGTAGTCAAAGAAGATCTCTCAACGCTCGCCGTCTCTGCTGATGGAGATGTCCATGCATGGAAAGGGGGCAAGATGTTTATCTTGAAGCCAGACGGGGAATTGAAGCCACCTGTGGAGACACCGGCGGCTGAAAAGGCGTTGTGGCTTGACGGCCGCCTGTTTCTTGGAGGACCAACAGGTGCTGTGTACCGGATGAGCTAG